CATCAGGCAGTGTTTGGCGGGTATTGAGCATTGCCAGCTTGTCTTGGAAAGGGCGTGGGCTCTGAAAGTTGAACCCAGCGTGTACCAAAAAAGCATTGTCTGTCTCGTAATAATAGGCCATTCCGTGCAAAAAATCTTGGTATTTTTTGGCTAGCCCTTCGTTTTCGAGCAGGCTCTCCATCTGATTGGCTTCCAAATACCAGTTTAAGGTTTCAGTATCGTTGTGGCTGATGTGTAAGAGGCGCTCTTCGCGGATGCCCCTGATGGGGTAGAGATGATAGCCTATATCGCGCAGGTGCAGCATCAAGTCCAGCACCCCTCGGCTATCGGGGCCTTTGTCGATATAATTGCCCAAGAAAAACAGTTGGTCGTTGCGGGTGATGCGTAATTTTTGGAACAATAGCGCCTCCAAAGTCGCTATACAGCCATTGATATCGGCAATGGCAAATCGCCTTCCAAAAGTCCTACGGGGGATAAAATTGTTTTTTCTAACCATCATCTTCCAGCCTTATTACTTACCTCCAAAATGTTAGCAATAACAAAGCCAAACTCTAAAAACAGGCATCATAAGGCCGTGCTCCGTATAAATTTTGTTTTTGTGTATTGATTGTTTACAATAGAACACCTCTCCTGGGCTTTTTTTAACAACATAATTGGCGGCACCACAGGTAGCCAAATATGGCCGTTTGGTGTAATTTCTATAGATAATCAGGTCAGCGGTGCAACCTTGGGTTAGGGGCTGTTGTCATTAGGTCGAATAGATTACCCAACCCATATACTTATGAAAACGTCCCTACCCTTTGTTTTGAGCTTATTCGTGGCTTTCTTCAGCCTACATACCAGCTTTGCGCAGCACGTAGAAGAGCGCCAGCTTAGCAGCTTCACCAAAACCCATATCAGTTCGGCGCTATCAGTCGTGCTCCAAAAAGGCAGCCAAACTTCGGCACGCATAGAAGTATCAGATCCAAGTTACTTGCCCGAAATCATTACCCAAGTAGAAAACAATGTACTTAAAGTATATGTAGACACCAAACGCCGCAATTGGAATGGCAAAATTATGGTATACATTACGTATACACAAGAGCAAGAACAGATCAAAGTATCTGGCGCAAGCACACTAAAAGCCACCGATGCGCTCAAAAACCCTAACCTGACCCTCGATGTGTCGGGAGCATCCACTTTCAAGGCTACTATACAGGCCAAGCGGCTTCAGTGTAATGTCATCGGCGCTTCACACGTTGTGATAGAAGGCAGCGCCCAAGAGTTGACTTTGGATGCAGCGGGCGCTTCGAGTATCAAAGCCGCTTCCCTACAAGTCGACAAGGCAAAGCTCCAGATAGCCGGCGCATCGTCTGTAGGCTTGAATATCAAAGAAGACTTAGAAGCCAATGTCAGTGGCGCATCTACACTGCGCTATAGTGGCAACCCTCCACGCAATGTGCAAAATGTAACGGGAGCTTCTAGCTCAAAACAACTCTAATCAAGGTTTCGGTATCACCCAACGCACGCCAACAGCAGAGGGTCTGTGAGGTTTTTGTAAGCCTTGCAGGCCCTTTGTTTTTGATGTTTTTTTGGTATAAATCGATTTTAGCCAAGGAATATGCGCCTAAAACAAGAAAAAACACGACCAAAGCAGCAAAATCCATTGCAAATACACAACAAAATTAGTTATTTTGAGATTAATTGATAAGTTTGTACTCTATAAAGAATAAATAGAAATCTTATGAGCACGCAACCTACTACCTTCGATGGTAGCCTAAAAACTACCCAAAACAAGGTCAAACCATTGGTAAGCTACTTTTATCATTGGGAAAAAACCATTCCCCAAAAGCCCTATTTGCGCCAACCCTATGGGGATACGTGGAAAGAGTATACTTGGGCCGAAGTCGGTCAAGAGGCGCGCCGTATGGCTACAGCCCTCAAGAGTATGTTTCCGCCACGCACCAATATAGGTTTGATTTCCAAAAACTGCGCCCACTGGATTACTGCCGATATGGCCATTTCTATGGCAGATATGGTCTCTGTGCCTTTTTACCCTACACTACAGGCCAACCAACTACAGCAAGTCTTAGAACACAGTGAGTGTAAGGCCCTATTTGTGGGTAAGCTCGATAGCTGGGAGCATATGAAAGAGGGTGTTCCGGCAGATGTACAGGTGATTCGCTTTCCCGAATATCCTGCTTCGGCTCCAATTACGGGGGCGGGCTTTTTAGATTGGGATGAGCTCATCGCCAAGCATCCACCACAGAGCGAAGATTTTGTACCCAATGTCGACGATATTTCTACGATTATTTATACCTCCGGCACTACCGGCACACCCAAGGGAGTGGTGCACACTTATTATACCCAATCGGCAGCGCTCGATATGGCAGCCCCGCTGCTGCGCCTCAGCGGCAATGATGCCAAAGATGCGCGCTTCTTCTCATACCTCCCTCTCTGCCATATTGCCGAGCGTGCCATTGTAGAGGCGGCCAGCCTGTATGTGGGCGGCACTGTCTCTTTTGCCGAGAGCTTGGATACTTTTGCCAAAAATCTAGCCGAAACCCAACCCACTCACTTCTTGGCCGTTCCCCGAATCTGGACTAAGTTCCAGCTAGGAGTCTTGGCCAAAATGCCTCAAAAAAAGCTAGATACCTTCCTCAAAATCCCCATCTTATCAGGGATAGTTAAGAAGAAAATCAGAAAAGCCTTGGGCTTGGGCGAAGCACGCCTGATGTTGACGGGCGCAGCCCCTATGCCTGCCACGCTCCTGACTTGGTACCAAAAGCTGGGGATTAACATTCAAGAGGCCTATGGGATGACCGAAAACGCCGGCTGCTGTACGCTGATGCGCGCTGACAATATACGTGTCGGCACTATAGGACAGCCCTACCCACGCGCCGAGGTGAAGATAGTACCCGAAACCGGCGAGCTGGCTATGCGTGGCGACTGGG
The nucleotide sequence above comes from Eisenibacter elegans DSM 3317. Encoded proteins:
- a CDS encoding head GIN domain-containing protein, yielding MKTSLPFVLSLFVAFFSLHTSFAQHVEERQLSSFTKTHISSALSVVLQKGSQTSARIEVSDPSYLPEIITQVENNVLKVYVDTKRRNWNGKIMVYITYTQEQEQIKVSGASTLKATDALKNPNLTLDVSGASTFKATIQAKRLQCNVIGASHVVIEGSAQELTLDAAGASSIKAASLQVDKAKLQIAGASSVGLNIKEDLEANVSGASTLRYSGNPPRNVQNVTGASSSKQL
- a CDS encoding metallophosphoesterase — encoded protein: MMVRKNNFIPRRTFGRRFAIADINGCIATLEALLFQKLRITRNDQLFFLGNYIDKGPDSRGVLDLMLHLRDIGYHLYPIRGIREERLLHISHNDTETLNWYLEANQMESLLENEGLAKKYQDFLHGMAYYYETDNAFLVHAGFNFQSPRPFQDKLAMLNTRQTLPDERLPKGKKIFHAHSKRSIEQIQDSLNAEATVIGIHNACLDAQQPDTDRLAYGSLCAVDLDTLQLISQANQDYPTVVAPFAWLPALHDC
- a CDS encoding AMP-binding protein gives rise to the protein MSTQPTTFDGSLKTTQNKVKPLVSYFYHWEKTIPQKPYLRQPYGDTWKEYTWAEVGQEARRMATALKSMFPPRTNIGLISKNCAHWITADMAISMADMVSVPFYPTLQANQLQQVLEHSECKALFVGKLDSWEHMKEGVPADVQVIRFPEYPASAPITGAGFLDWDELIAKHPPQSEDFVPNVDDISTIIYTSGTTGTPKGVVHTYYTQSAALDMAAPLLRLSGNDAKDARFFSYLPLCHIAERAIVEAASLYVGGTVSFAESLDTFAKNLAETQPTHFLAVPRIWTKFQLGVLAKMPQKKLDTFLKIPILSGIVKKKIRKALGLGEARLMLTGAAPMPATLLTWYQKLGINIQEAYGMTENAGCCTLMRADNIRVGTIGQPYPRAEVKIVPETGELAMRGDWVMTGYYKDPEKTKEVLIDGWLHTGDMCSQDQDGFITIIGRVKDSFKSAKGEYIIPAPIEFGFAKNSFVEQVCVVGRGLPQPVALIVLSEIGLQASRDVVSASLASTLKELNMGLINYERLQKVIIMKEAWSVENNLLTPTLKIKRNVVEDVYGEKLQAWYDMPDTIIWEA